The Brassica oleracea var. oleracea cultivar TO1000 chromosome C7, BOL, whole genome shotgun sequence sequence AAGCTTGGCCTTAGACCGGCAGAATGTGTATATATTTCTAATTAACCCCTTTCGTACATATAACCAACTTAGGTTTTTCTGCCAAAATTAGTTTCTACATTCTCTGTGTATACTAGAGTCTAGACTCCAATTCTATGACAACGCAGGACATAAGTTTGCAGTGAAAGTAAAAGAACAATGAAAAGTGTAGGTGAAAGTATAAGAGACTATAAGTTTCAAAAAAAAGTAAGAGATTATATATTAAAAAAAAAGAGGGTTTGGTTTGGAAATAAATGGGTTGGTAAAATCTTAGTTAAAGAGTGGAGGGTAGAAGTCAAAATTGAATACTCAACACTACTATACTTGACGATATTATAACCTTGTATCCATTTTTTAGGAACATATATCAGTGACATTATATTTTCTTATATATATATATATATATATATATATATATATATATTTATTTATTTATTCATAGTGCCAAAAGACTGAACTAGTTAATAGTTGGGTAGTTAAAGATTTCGAATGGTCATTAAAATATAAATTAAAGTGCCAAACCCGTCTTCTCCCATGGTTTCGAACATCCGATAATAGAATTAACCAAATTGATGTATATATTAGGGTTTATTTTTATTTGATCGTTACAAATATTTGCAAACAAATAGGACTAAATATAAAAGTTTCCATCCATTTGTAGCTGAACCAAATTCATGCAAACTCTAACCGCATGCATGGCAGCCCTAGTCTTATACAATCTCTTCGGGTCGAAGACTATTCTCCTCTTCTTGTCGATGTTAGAATTCCAGACCTTCCTAAATACGGAGTATCTCTCTTTTTTTGGCTTTAAGCTAAACAACACCCGATACATTATCAACTTATCACATCTTAAACTCAAATTTATAACTAGGGTCTTGTTTTTAACAATTCAAATTGGTCACTAAAAGTTGTTATAGAGCTACAAGTTATAAGAATGTTGATTAGATTAGAGAGATTTTCAATAAATTTAAAACCAAAATTAGGAGTAATGGTAGGGACAGTAAATCTACACTTTTAAAGTCATAAGAAGATCCCTAACTCCACTTCATAATTTACTGCAAAATGAAATGATGAACAAACAAAAATCCTATTACTCTTTTTTTTTTGTTCATCACTCTATTTTTTACTCTATTTTGTAAATTACGGAGTGGGGCTGAAGATGCTTTTAGTAGGCATGCGCCTCTGCCTCATCAACCACTCTTACTTTTGTCAGTGGACGCGGCTTAACATACAAGACCCCAATCACTATAAATACCTCATTGAGACCTTTCATTTTAGTTCATCAACTTCAAATAATACTACTAAAACAATGGTTTCTCTCAAAGCTCTCTCAACTGTCTTTTTTCTTTTAGTCGGCGTTGGCATTTGCTACGCCACTAGCCGGAATCTCTTAACATACGGCGAAATTCCGTCTGGTCATGGTGGTGGAGGTGGTGAAGGCTATGGAGTGATTGGTGGTGGTTATGGTGGCGGTAGTGGAGAGGGTGGTGGTGGTGGATATGGAGGAGTTGAAGGGTATGCCGGTGGTGGTGGTGGTGGTCATGGTGGAGGAGGTGGTGGAGCTTCTTCTTCCGGTGGATACGCTAGTGGAGGTGGAGAAGGAGGTGGTGGCGGTTACGGTGGAGCAACTGGTGGATATGGTGGTCATGCTGGTGGTGGTGGTCATGGTGGAGGCGGTGGTGGAGCTTCTTCTTCCGGTGGATACGCTAGTGGAGGTGGAGAAGGAGGTGGTGGCGGTTACGGTGGAGCAACTGGTGGATATGGTGGTCATGCTGGTGGTGGTGGTCATGGTGGAGGCGGTGGTGGAGCTTCTTCTTCCGGTGGGTATGCTAGCGGAGGAGGAGAAGGTGGAGGTGGTGGTTACGGTGGAGCAGCTGGTGGTTATGGTGGACATGCTGGTGGTGGTGGTCATGGTGGAGGCGGTGGTGGAGCTTCTTCTTCCGGTGGGTATGCTAGCGGAGGAGGAGAAGGTGGAGGTGGTGGTTACGGTGGAGCAGCTGGTGGTTATGGTGGACATGCTGGTGGCGGTGGAGGTAGTGGTGGTGGTGGAGGAGCTGCTTACGGTGGTGGAGGAGATCATGCTAGCGGTTATGGAAGTGGTGGTGGTGAAGGAGCTGGTGGTGTAATTGGTGGTCATGCTGGTGGGGGAGGTGGTGGAAGCGGAGGCGGTGGAGGATCAGCTTACGGTGGTGGAGGTGAGCATGCTAGTGGTTACGGAAGTGGAGCTGGTGAAGGTGGCGGCGTGGGTGGAGGTGAGTATGGAGGTGCTGCTGGAGGTGGAGGTGGTCATGGAGGTGGAGGAGGATCAGCAAGTGGAGGGTCTTATGTTGGTAGTTCTTATGGAGGCGGCGAAGGAGGAGGAGCCGGAGGTGGGTCAGTAGCCGGAGGCTATGGAGGTGGTGGTGGTGGAGGAAGTGGCGGAGGAGGAGCTTACAGCAGAGGTGGAGCTCATGGGGGTGGTTATGGAAGTGGTGGTGGTGAAGGAGGTGGTTATGGTGGTGAAGCAGGAGGATATGGCAGTGGTGGTGGAGGAGGTTCAGGTGGAGGCGGCAGCCAATATGGTGGTGCTTACGGTGGTGGTGGTTCAGGCGGTGGACACGGGGGTGGTGGCTATGCTCCATGAAGACACCAACTCAAAGTAAAACAAACAAAAAAGCTGGAAATTAAATGATGATTTGTATCCATTTTGGTTGAAAATGCTTTGGTTGAAAGCATTTTGTATCCATTATTGAAAATTGTATTTCCTAGTAACTGAATATTAATTCTCTTCCAATTTATATGAATAAATAGCATTAATAAAAATCAATAGAATAATTTATATAAGAACTTTGATTAGAACTTTACAAAATTTGATCTAATATAATTATATAATCTAAACCGTCATAACAAATAAAGAAAGTTAATCCCAAGCTTTCATTTTCATTGCCGTTCAGAGAGATTCCTGTGAAGACTAGATCTTCTGATGTTAGAGACTTTCTTCTTCTTGACGTTAACACCCAAAGCTGCAACAAGCAATCGAGACCGAGATGAACAAGGCCTACTCCTGAGATATGAAACAGCATGGTTTTTCTCCTTAGGATCTGAAGCAGCAGCAACAATGATTCTAAAAGGATTTGTTATACAAGTTTCTTCCCTCTTCTTCTTATTTTGCAGATGCTCACGTCGAATCTGAAATGTTTTTCCTGTTACAGAATCACACACACTCAGACTCAGGATCTTCAACGTTTCTCTCATCTTACATTAAACATTATTTTCCACATATCTACTATATAATTAAAAACAAAAGCTATCAAATACACAAGTAGTTACCTTGGCGTTTCGAAAACGGATTCCGCTTTTGCATCTTGCGCTTAGTCAGAAAAGCTTCTTCACCAATGATAGCTCTCTCGGCAGCTGTACATATAATCAAACAAAAACACAACATAAGAGCCAAGTCTCAACTGAGAGTCTAATAAAAAGAACATGGTAACAGATGGTACCTTTACGTTTTGGAGACGAGACTTGCTCTTGAATCTTGAGCACAGGCACATACGCGTCATCGGTGGTAGCTCTGTTGCCATCTGGATACAAAGGACGCTCCTCTTGGTGAAAGGTCGCAGCAAATGGTTTCTCAGAGTCATCAGCCTTCGGTGAGTCAAACGCAAAATATTCGTCACCACTGTTAGATTCTGCCGAATGAAACACTTCATCTTGTGCCTCATCACAATGGTAATCTGATGAGTTTCCACACGGGATTGAAACTCCCACCGAGCCGTTACAGGCGTTGCTGGAATCAGAGACCGTCTGGTAACTAAGGTCGCTTACACACTCCTCGCTACAGGTAGTAGTAGTCTCTAGCACCGACTTGGGCGAGAAATTAATCGGAGTGGCTTCAAATAGTGTCTTCAGCTCTTCAAACGCACTAGCGAAACAAGGAGTTCCTTCTCTTGCATAGAATAACATATACGCACTCTTTGATAGAACCCATTCTTCGCTGATTCTCCTGACCTGCCAAATGGAAAAGTTGCAAATCCTTGAGAGAAGTCTACACAGAATTAAATCACAAAAATCAAAATGATTATATCACCTTTTCGTCATCAAAATGATGCCATGTCTCAGGAGCTGATCTCACATATGCTGAGTAATGACCAAAATATGTACCACTCCCAAGATGCTCCACCATGGCATAGAGATGGTATTTAGTGGAAACCTGAATAAACAGAATAAGAACATGATTGTCTGTTACAATTAGGACATTGAAATCTCAGCTTTACAGAGCAAAAGGTCAGCGAAGTTTCACTTACTTCAGGATTTTCGTTACTGCTCATGTAAGGGAGCAAGTCCAACTCCAAAGGGAACTTGACATCTTTGTTGATCTTCTGCATATAAACTCCATTGTTCTTAAACCTCTTCAAATGAAACGTAGCAACAAGAGGCAGCTGATCGAACTTAAGTTGCTTCTCCTTTGAAACTTTTTCTTTACAGTCATCACAGGTAAACTGGTCCTCGAGTTTTTCAACACATGTAAAAGACTCTAGAGCACTAGAAAGATCTTCCGCATCTTCAATTTCAAGACTCCATCCAGGGGACGTTTCAAATGTTTCTGAAACGGAATTGCAGTTGCAGCAACGAAGCTGAAAAGGAAAATATAATAATATAAGAGTCTATGTATATGAAAATTTTGCTTTAAATAGTAGATAATTAGTATGGTAATGAATTGAAATTTGTTACCTTACTAACAAGACGCCCACCAAAGACATGGTCAACAATGTTAACATCTTGAGAAGAGACAGAGGGAGGGTTATCTCTACGGCTACGATCCAAA is a genomic window containing:
- the LOC106306634 gene encoding glycine-rich cell wall structural protein 1.8-like isoform X1, producing the protein MVSLKALSTVFFLLVGVGICYATSRNLLTYGEIPSGHGGGGGEGYGVIGGGYGGGSGEGGGGGYGGVEGYAGGGGGGHGGGGGGASSSGGYASGGGEGGGGGYGGATGGYGGHAGGGGHGGGGGGASSSGGYASGGGEGGGGGYGGATGGYGGHAGGGGHGGGGGGASSSGGYASGGGEGGGGGYGGAAGGYGGHAGGGGHGGGGGGASSSGGYASGGGEGGGGGYGGAAGGYGGHAGGGGGSGGGGGAAYGGGGDHASGYGSGGGEGAGGVIGGHAGGGGGGSGGGGGSAYGGGGEHASGYGSGAGEGGGVGGGEYGGAAGGGGGHGGGGGSASGGSYVGSSYGGGEGGGAGGGSVAGGYGGGGGGGSGGGGAYSRGGAHGGGYGSGGGEGGGYGGEAGGYGSGGGGGSGGGGSQYGGAYGGGGSGGGHGGGGYAP
- the LOC106306633 gene encoding ubiquitin carboxyl-terminal hydrolase 21-like yields the protein MIFPPNSKPFLVDSASLLLLGGIFLLSFLYFTKLRSFFLRKFDLGLLLMAESSPIIETLDEDESSPTAPIRALVSQSLTLSSPIPQIQDQSPPQIQTLDESPSSSAEEIECGDLQMMPTAQISPDSSNRIGSCNRRPPKRHMRYFDYSSDDDDDLNDKIFRFRSAPHSVYGDLYNHPSRRRYMPNFDYNSDDDLKMELPKPIDIFSCSSPKNKPTGVGAGLNNSGNTCFIASVLQCLTHTVPLLASLRSYKYHCPCNCGNESFCVLRSLRYHIEHALRSSGFDIMIDRFRDNLYYFSSDFQINHQEDAHEFLQSFLDKLEKCCLDRSRRDNPPSVSSQDVNIVDHVFGGRLVSKLRCCNCNSVSETFETSPGWSLEIEDAEDLSSALESFTCVEKLEDQFTCDDCKEKVSKEKQLKFDQLPLVATFHLKRFKNNGVYMQKINKDVKFPLELDLLPYMSSNENPEVSTKYHLYAMVEHLGSGTYFGHYSAYVRSAPETWHHFDDEKVRRISEEWVLSKSAYMLFYAREGTPCFASAFEELKTLFEATPINFSPKSVLETTTTCSEECVSDLSYQTVSDSSNACNGSVGVSIPCGNSSDYHCDEAQDEVFHSAESNSGDEYFAFDSPKADDSEKPFAATFHQEERPLYPDGNRATTDDAYVPVLKIQEQVSSPKRKAAERAIIGEEAFLTKRKMQKRNPFSKRQGKTFQIRREHLQNKKKREETCITNPFRIIVAAASDPKEKNHAVSYLRSRPCSSRSRLLVAALGVNVKKKKVSNIRRSSLHRNLSERQ
- the LOC106306634 gene encoding glycine-rich cell wall structural protein 1.8-like isoform X2, coding for MVSLKALSTVFFLLVGVGICYATSRNLLTYGEIPSGHGGGGGEGYGVIGGGYGGGSGEGGGGGYGGVEGYAGGGGGGHGGGGGGASSSGGYASGGGEGGGGGYGGATGGYGGHAGGGGHGGGGGGASSSGGYASGGGEGGGGGYGGAAGGYGGHAGGGGHGGGGGGASSSGGYASGGGEGGGGGYGGAAGGYGGHAGGGGGSGGGGGAAYGGGGDHASGYGSGGGEGAGGVIGGHAGGGGGGSGGGGGSAYGGGGEHASGYGSGAGEGGGVGGGEYGGAAGGGGGHGGGGGSASGGSYVGSSYGGGEGGGAGGGSVAGGYGGGGGGGSGGGGAYSRGGAHGGGYGSGGGEGGGYGGEAGGYGSGGGGGSGGGGSQYGGAYGGGGSGGGHGGGGYAP